A section of the Trachemys scripta elegans isolate TJP31775 chromosome 10, CAS_Tse_1.0, whole genome shotgun sequence genome encodes:
- the LOC117884466 gene encoding cytochrome P450 1A5-like — protein sequence MKAAMSLVGSQGIISVTEILIASAVFCLTFMVIRSFRQQIPKGLKRLSGPRGYPLIGNVLELGSNPHLTLTQMSQKYGDVMQIQIGTRPVLVLSGLDTIKQALVKQGEVFMGRPDLYSFRNIGDGQSLTFSTDSGEVWRARRKLAQNALKTFSVSRSPNSSSTCLLEEHVSKEADYLVRKFLQLMEEEKRFDPYRYMVVSVTNVICAMCFGKRYNHDDQELLSMVNLSNEFGEVAASGNPADFIPVLQYLPSRAMKIFKDLNKKFDSFVQKIVKEHYSSFDKDNIRDITDSLIEHCQEKKVDESANIQLSDQKIVNIVNDLFGAGFDTVTTALSWSLMYLVTYPEIQKKIHEELDQTIGRERRPRLSDRPMLFYTEAFILEMFRHSSFLPFTIPHCTTRDTVLNGYFIPKDLCVFVNQWQVNHDEKLWKDPSTFNPERFLNAEGTEVNRAESEKVMMFGLGKRKCIGESIGRWEVFLFLTTLLQQLEFSVCDGEKADITPQYGLTMKHKRCEHFQIKQRFEVKKSG from the exons ATGAAGGCTGCAATGTCACTGGTGGGAAGCCAGGGCATTATCTCCGTCACCGAGATCCTTATTGCCTCTGCTGTCTTCTGTCTGACGTTCATGGTCATCAGATCCTTCCGGCAGCAGATCCCCAAGGGGCTGAAGAGGCTCTCAGGACCAAGGGGTTACCCCCTGATTGGCAAtgtgctggagctggggagcaATCCACACCTGACCTTGACTCAGATGAGCCAGAAGTATGGAGATGTGATGCAGATACAGATCGGCACCAGACCTGTGCTGGTGCTGAGTGGGTTGGACACCATCAAACAAGCCCTGGTGAAGCAAGGGGAGGTCTTCATGGGGCGCCCTGATCTCTACAGCTTTCGCAATATTGGAGATGGCCAGAGCTTGACCTTCAGCACTGATTCAGGGGAGGTGTGGAGAGCTCGCAGGAAGTTGGCCCAGAATGCCCTGAAGACCTTTTCTGTTTCGCGCAGCCCCAACTCTTCGTCCACCTGCCTCCTCGAGGAGCATGTCTCCAAAGAAGCTGACTACCTAGTAAGAAAGTTTCTGCAACTgatggaggaagagaagaggtTTGACCCCTATCGGTACATGGTGGTCTCTGTGACCAATGTAATCTGTGCCATGTGCTTTGGCAAGCGTTACAACCATGATGACCAGGAGCTGCTCAGTATGGTAAACCTGAGCAATGAATTTGGGGAGGTGGCTGCCTCTGGCAACCCTGCAGATTTCATTCCAGTGCTCCAGTATCTCCCTAGCCGcgccatgaaaattttcaaggaTCTCAATAAGAAGTTTGACTCCTTTGTGCAGAAGATTGTTAAGGAGCACTACAGCAGCTTTGATAAG GACAATATTCGAGACATCACCGACTCCCTGATTGAGCATTGTCAGGAGAAGAAAGTGGATGAATCTGCCAACATTCAACTCTCTGATCAGAAGATTGTCAACATTGTCAATGACCTTTTTGGAGCTG GTTTTGACACTGTGACAACTGCGTTGTCCTGGAGTCTCATGTATCTTGTGACATATCCAGAAATTCAGAAGAAGATTCATGAAGAATTAG ATCAGACGATTGGCAGAGAGAGGAGACCCAGACTGTCAGACCGGCCCATGCTGTTTTATACAGAAGCTTTTATCTTAGAGATGTTCAGACATTCCTCTTTCCTGCCCTTCACCATTCCTCACTG CACAACGAGAGACACAGTACTGAATGGCTACTTCATCCCGAAGGACCTCTGTGTGTTTGTCAACCAGTGGCAAGTCAATCACGATGA GAAGCTTTGGAAAGATCCATCTACCTTCAACCCAGAGCGTTTCCTCAATGCTGAAGGGACTGAAGTAAACAGGGCAGAGAGTGAGAAAGTGATGATGTTTGGCTTGGGGAAGAGGAAGTGCATTGGTGAGTCCATTGGCAGGTGGGAGGTCTTCCTCTTCTTGACCACCCTGCTCCAGCAACTGGAGTTCAGCGTATGTGATGGTGAGAAGGCAGACATAACACCTCAGTATGGACTGACCATGAAGCACAAGAGGTGTGAGCACTTCCAGATTAAACAGCGCTTTGAAGTGAAGAAATCTGGGTGA